A stretch of the Oenococcus sp. UCMA 16435 genome encodes the following:
- a CDS encoding amino acid ABC transporter substrate-binding protein, translating to MTTNEKKKFFVNIGIIVLIIAIITGSWIYFTSKPKTKSSDNWYRIKKNKKIKIGLDDTFIPMGFRNKNGKLIGFDIDLADATFKKLGIKVEWEPINWSTKEQLLNDGQIDAIWNGYTISAARKKKVAFSIPYKKGTQVLVTLSKDKISSFADMKGKTLGLQNGSTAQTQFQQYKNLLKKYVKGTPQKYDTFDKAFMDLKAGRIQGILVDSMYAGYYVKHLPDSQDYKITYGGYPTDENGVGFRKSDVKLREKVNAVLRKFQQDGKMKLLQEKWFGKADSGLK from the coding sequence ATGACCACAAATGAGAAGAAAAAATTCTTTGTAAATATTGGAATTATTGTTCTGATAATTGCAATAATCACTGGCAGCTGGATATATTTTACCAGCAAACCAAAAACGAAGAGTTCTGATAACTGGTATAGGATAAAAAAGAATAAAAAAATAAAAATCGGACTCGATGATACCTTTATTCCGATGGGCTTTAGAAACAAAAATGGTAAATTAATCGGCTTTGATATCGATTTGGCAGATGCAACTTTCAAGAAACTTGGAATTAAGGTTGAATGGGAACCGATCAATTGGTCTACCAAAGAACAGCTTTTAAACGATGGTCAAATCGATGCAATTTGGAATGGGTATACAATTTCTGCAGCTCGGAAAAAGAAGGTTGCCTTTTCAATTCCCTATAAAAAAGGAACACAGGTACTTGTTACTTTATCAAAGGATAAAATTAGTTCTTTTGCTGATATGAAAGGAAAAACATTGGGCCTTCAAAATGGTTCAACGGCGCAAACCCAGTTTCAGCAATACAAGAATCTTTTAAAAAAATATGTTAAAGGAACTCCGCAAAAATATGATACTTTCGACAAAGCTTTCATGGATTTAAAAGCCGGTCGTATTCAAGGGATTTTGGTTGATTCTATGTATGCCGGCTATTATGTTAAACATCTGCCGGATTCACAAGATTATAAAATTACTTATGGCGGCTATCCGACCGATGAAAATGGTGTCGGCTTTAGAAAGTCGGATGTGAAGTTACGTGAAAAGGTAAACGCGGTTTTAAGAAAATTCCAGCAAGATGGCAAAATGAAATTGTTGCAGGAAAAATGGTTTGGAAAAGCTGACAGCGGGCTGAAATAA
- the tsaE gene encoding tRNA (adenosine(37)-N6)-threonylcarbamoyltransferase complex ATPase subunit type 1 TsaE, producing MLTLRKQSLLDTKKLAHHLAGFLAIGDLLLLYGDLGSGKTTFTRELVQALGADKNIIVNSPTFTILQQYSGHGLPFPIYHFDAYRLENIGAADQGFEDYIASDGLTLIEWPQFMADILPNEYLKIEFAYDKDARDIMISASGEHYRKLLEKL from the coding sequence ATGTTAACTTTAAGAAAACAATCTCTGCTCGATACAAAAAAACTCGCCCATCATTTGGCGGGTTTTTTAGCGATTGGTGACCTGCTTTTGTTGTACGGTGATCTTGGGAGCGGAAAAACGACCTTTACGCGCGAGCTTGTGCAGGCGCTTGGAGCAGACAAAAATATCATTGTTAACTCGCCAACTTTTACGATTCTTCAGCAGTATAGCGGTCACGGTTTACCTTTTCCGATCTACCATTTCGATGCTTATCGTTTGGAAAATATCGGTGCTGCTGATCAGGGTTTTGAAGATTATATTGCTAGCGATGGTTTAACCCTGATCGAATGGCCGCAATTTATGGCTGATATTCTTCCCAACGAGTATTTAAAAATTGAATTTGCTTATGATAAAGACGCGCGTGACATTATGATCTCAGCAAGTGGAGAACACTATAGGAAGCTTCTGGAGAAACTATGA
- a CDS encoding toxic anion resistance protein, with the protein MANLNNGTGETNQVDPKRPILPSLSPDQQAKARELSKQLDGLDQEQIINYGSDIQKEISDFSQNVLNQVSNKELGSIGDNLRDLVVTISESKPEELSPQKEGLISKIFGRVRRSALEIQAKYEKVGEQIDKAAAQLTNQRQGLMNDNEMLEGLYQRNLDYYNQLNLYIAGAEVKEKDIRDNILTSAQKRATKTQNQLDAQTVQDVYQTLTTLEKRNFDLKLTRQIAIQQAPQIRLVQTTNRQLSEKIQSSINTAIPLWKNQIAIALTLFKQRDAVNTQKAVSETTNHLLEQNSEMLKQSSLETAKESERGVVDIGSLKKSQQNLIDTIQQTIQIQNDGRQRRASAENDLLQLENQMKAELKKIADDHNSTGNSRNQKNN; encoded by the coding sequence ATGGCAAATTTAAACAACGGAACTGGAGAAACGAATCAAGTTGACCCGAAGAGACCTATTTTGCCAAGTTTAAGTCCCGATCAACAAGCAAAGGCCAGGGAACTATCTAAACAGTTGGACGGTCTTGACCAAGAACAAATTATTAATTATGGTTCTGATATTCAAAAAGAAATATCCGATTTTTCGCAAAATGTTTTGAATCAGGTTTCAAATAAGGAGCTTGGTTCTATTGGCGACAATTTGCGGGATTTAGTTGTGACAATCAGTGAAAGCAAGCCAGAGGAGTTGTCGCCGCAAAAAGAAGGCTTGATTTCGAAAATTTTTGGACGAGTTCGCCGTTCGGCACTTGAAATTCAAGCAAAATATGAAAAAGTTGGCGAACAAATCGATAAAGCGGCTGCTCAATTAACCAACCAGCGTCAAGGTTTAATGAACGACAATGAAATGCTCGAAGGCCTTTATCAAAGAAACCTTGATTACTATAATCAGCTGAATTTATATATTGCTGGTGCTGAGGTCAAGGAAAAGGACATTCGCGACAATATCTTGACATCGGCGCAAAAACGAGCTACCAAGACGCAAAATCAATTGGATGCTCAGACGGTCCAAGATGTTTATCAGACTTTGACGACTTTGGAAAAACGGAATTTCGATTTGAAACTAACCCGCCAAATTGCTATTCAACAGGCTCCACAGATTAGATTGGTTCAGACCACCAACCGCCAATTATCTGAAAAAATTCAATCGTCAATTAATACGGCGATTCCTTTGTGGAAAAATCAAATCGCAATTGCTTTGACACTTTTTAAACAGCGTGATGCTGTAAATACACAAAAGGCTGTTTCTGAAACAACCAATCATTTATTGGAACAGAATTCGGAAATGTTAAAACAGTCTTCTCTTGAAACTGCCAAGGAGAGTGAACGCGGTGTAGTAGATATCGGATCGTTAAAAAAGTCTCAACAGAATTTAATTGATACGATCCAGCAAACGATTCAAATCCAAAATGACGGCCGTCAAAGGCGCGCTAGTGCGGAAAATGATCTGTTGCAATTAGAGAATCAAATGAAAGCAGAATTAAAGAAAATTGCCGATGATCATAATTCAACCGGCAACTCAAGAAATCAAAAAAATAATTAA
- the kduD gene encoding 2-dehydro-3-deoxy-D-gluconate 5-dehydrogenase KduD: protein MKNVDDFNTNWFRLDDKTAIITGGASGLGQYYTRALMKSGANVLVVSHSERGWKETSDLVKNTGQKIEFFKKDITDQDAPKEIVAKAKESFGHIDILINNAGLQRRNKWQEFEDEDWQAVINLNLNALYFLSHVVAKTMAEQKSGKIINIASMQSYRAGKFIFPYTASKHGVVGLTKAYADALATENIQVNALAPGYINTPMTQALRDDKERNTEILNHIPADHWADPSELMGAIVFLSSSASDYITGVTLPVDGGYLLR from the coding sequence ATGAAAAATGTTGATGATTTTAATACAAATTGGTTTCGCTTAGACGACAAAACCGCAATTATTACCGGTGGTGCCTCCGGACTTGGCCAATATTATACACGGGCTTTGATGAAATCCGGAGCTAATGTGCTTGTTGTCAGCCATAGCGAAAGAGGTTGGAAAGAAACAAGCGATTTAGTTAAAAATACCGGCCAAAAAATTGAATTTTTTAAAAAGGATATTACCGATCAGGACGCTCCAAAAGAGATTGTCGCAAAAGCAAAGGAATCCTTTGGTCATATCGACATTCTGATTAACAATGCCGGATTGCAAAGACGAAATAAATGGCAGGAATTTGAGGACGAGGATTGGCAGGCGGTAATCAATTTAAACTTGAACGCACTATATTTTTTGTCGCATGTTGTTGCCAAAACAATGGCCGAACAAAAATCAGGCAAAATTATTAATATTGCCTCGATGCAGTCCTATCGTGCCGGCAAATTTATTTTTCCATATACCGCCAGTAAACATGGAGTGGTCGGTTTAACAAAAGCTTATGCAGATGCATTGGCAACGGAAAACATTCAAGTCAATGCGCTGGCTCCCGGATATATCAACACACCGATGACGCAGGCATTGCGTGACGATAAAGAACGAAATACGGAAATCCTCAACCATATTCCGGCTGATCATTGGGCCGATCCATCAGAACTGATGGGAGCAATAGTTTTCTTGTCCAGTTCGGCATCAGACTATATCACTGGTGTTACTCTACCGGTTGATGGTGGCTATTTATTAAGATAA
- a CDS encoding amino acid ABC transporter permease, whose amino-acid sequence MHYIFSILPDILSGLNITVGLFFLTLIGATPLGILMALGMRSQFFVLRWLLNAYVWVIRGTPLMLQLMFVYFGLPIATNNEIVFPKMTAAVVVFILNYSGYFAEIFRGGIQAIPQAQYDAARVLGINRRKTFQKIILPQVFKIVLPSFGNEVINLIKDTSLGYVISLVDILYIAQGHAVADVTLLPYVIVAAIYLIFTALATLIMKRIEFNYREWK is encoded by the coding sequence ATGCATTACATTTTTTCAATTTTACCGGATATTTTGAGCGGCTTGAATATTACTGTTGGCCTGTTCTTTTTAACTTTGATTGGCGCTACTCCACTTGGAATTTTAATGGCTCTCGGAATGCGGTCACAATTTTTTGTCTTGCGTTGGCTCTTAAATGCTTATGTTTGGGTAATTCGAGGTACTCCTTTAATGCTACAGCTGATGTTTGTCTATTTTGGTCTTCCAATTGCAACGAACAACGAAATTGTTTTTCCAAAAATGACCGCAGCCGTTGTCGTCTTTATTCTTAATTACTCCGGTTATTTTGCAGAAATATTTCGCGGCGGAATTCAAGCAATTCCTCAAGCCCAATATGATGCCGCTCGTGTTTTGGGAATCAATCGCCGGAAAACATTTCAAAAAATTATTTTGCCGCAAGTCTTCAAAATTGTCCTTCCGTCATTTGGAAACGAAGTTATTAATTTGATCAAGGATACTTCCTTGGGTTATGTCATTAGTTTGGTGGATATTTTGTACATTGCTCAAGGACATGCGGTGGCGGATGTAACTTTATTGCCCTATGTAATTGTGGCAGCAATTTATTTGATATTCACAGCCCTTGCAACTTTGATTATGAAACGGATTGAATTTAATTATCGGGAGTGGAAATAG
- the xth gene encoding exodeoxyribonuclease III, whose protein sequence is MNFISWNIDSLNAAIQHKSPRGELTYKILEKIAAAKPDFFSIQETKLPENGLNKKQDEVLEELFPNYLRFVKNSTPPAKKGYAGVMTLAKEAPISYDKPVIDAPDTMDQEGRIVTLEYPDFYLLNVYTPNSGDALRRLPERGIWDDQFRHYISDLSERKTVIFSGDLNVAHEEIDLKNSASNHNSAGFTDQERDKFSKLLSAGFTDSWRLQHPKQIAYSWWSQRNRLAKTNNAGWRIDYYIVSDSVKDKIVQTGMLDTGIRADHAPIYLKMNL, encoded by the coding sequence ATGAACTTTATTTCTTGGAATATTGATAGTCTAAACGCGGCAATTCAGCACAAGTCTCCACGAGGAGAACTTACTTATAAGATTCTTGAAAAAATTGCGGCCGCCAAACCTGATTTCTTTTCAATTCAGGAAACCAAACTGCCGGAAAACGGTTTGAACAAAAAACAGGATGAAGTTTTAGAAGAACTTTTCCCCAATTATCTACGCTTTGTCAAAAATAGTACCCCACCAGCAAAAAAAGGTTATGCCGGTGTAATGACCCTTGCAAAAGAAGCCCCGATTTCTTATGACAAACCAGTGATCGATGCACCCGACACAATGGATCAAGAAGGGCGAATCGTCACTTTGGAATATCCTGATTTTTACTTATTAAATGTTTATACGCCCAATTCCGGCGACGCATTAAGAAGATTACCCGAGCGTGGAATATGGGACGACCAGTTCAGGCATTATATAAGCGACTTATCCGAACGAAAAACAGTTATTTTTTCCGGCGATTTAAACGTTGCTCATGAAGAAATCGACTTGAAGAATTCCGCAAGCAACCACAACTCGGCTGGTTTTACAGATCAAGAAAGAGATAAATTTAGCAAACTGCTATCAGCTGGTTTTACAGATAGCTGGCGCTTACAGCATCCAAAACAAATCGCCTATTCTTGGTGGAGCCAACGAAATCGGCTTGCAAAAACAAATAATGCCGGTTGGCGGATTGATTATTATATTGTCAGCGACTCGGTCAAAGACAAAATAGTTCAGACAGGAATGCTTGATACAGGTATTCGTGCTGACCATGCACCAATTTATTTGAAAATGAATCTTTAA
- the murB gene encoding UDP-N-acetylmuramate dehydrogenase, with protein MYKDKPIAEYAFAQVGGVVDYLSFPKNEREMEKLLVAASREKLPVHVLGQLSNMLISDQGVQGLVIITSEMKRVKINGHEIVADAGIDMISVSEFAYEHALSGLEWAAGLPGSVGGAVYMNAGAYGGNTADCLKSVVALDKSGRPTILTKEKLGFSYRNSGIQKNDYYIIQATFELKRDRPEEIRRWMDEFNLRRIDKQPLNLPSNGSVFKRPSGYYAGKLVSDAGLQGVQIGGAQLSTKHANFIVNIDHAKSEDYLDLINLVKHTIKEKNGIDMELEIKMIGKGFTEN; from the coding sequence ATATACAAGGATAAGCCAATTGCCGAATACGCTTTTGCCCAAGTCGGTGGAGTGGTTGATTATTTATCTTTTCCCAAGAATGAACGGGAAATGGAAAAATTATTGGTCGCCGCTAGTCGCGAGAAACTTCCTGTGCACGTGCTGGGTCAGTTAAGCAATATGCTTATTTCGGATCAAGGAGTTCAGGGACTGGTAATTATTACAAGCGAAATGAAGAGGGTTAAAATTAACGGTCATGAAATTGTCGCCGATGCTGGAATTGATATGATTTCCGTTTCCGAATTTGCTTATGAACACGCTTTATCCGGTCTTGAATGGGCGGCCGGCCTTCCGGGGTCGGTTGGCGGTGCCGTCTATATGAATGCCGGTGCCTATGGCGGGAATACAGCTGATTGTCTTAAGAGTGTGGTTGCTTTGGACAAAAGCGGCAGACCAACGATTCTAACAAAAGAAAAACTTGGTTTTTCCTATCGTAATTCCGGAATTCAGAAAAATGATTACTATATTATTCAAGCGACTTTTGAACTTAAGCGTGATAGGCCAGAGGAAATTCGACGCTGGATGGACGAATTCAATTTGCGAAGAATTGATAAGCAACCATTGAATTTACCGTCAAATGGTTCGGTCTTTAAACGTCCGAGTGGGTATTATGCCGGGAAATTGGTTTCCGATGCCGGACTTCAGGGAGTTCAGATCGGGGGCGCCCAGCTTTCAACTAAACATGCTAATTTTATTGTTAACATTGATCATGCCAAGAGCGAAGACTATTTAGATTTAATTAATTTGGTCAAACATACGATTAAAGAAAAAAATGGTATCGACATGGAACTTGAAATAAAAATGATCGGAAAGGGCTTCACTGAGAATTAA
- a CDS encoding 3'-5' exonuclease: MNFLAMDFETASSEPWSAVSLGLTIVRDNRIAQNWYSLIKPETAFSYWNTEINGLTADDVLDSPKFPEVWADIKNLYNDYPIVVGHNIRFDNNVLKQTLNYYGLKVPRYLSLDTVSLSRKFHPDMVNHKLDTVVSDLGLFLEHHHNAADDAQASAQILIYEIEHFGEERVKDFVKLV, encoded by the coding sequence ATGAATTTTTTAGCAATGGATTTTGAGACTGCCAGCAGCGAACCTTGGTCGGCTGTTTCATTAGGATTAACAATTGTCCGCGATAATCGAATTGCTCAAAATTGGTATTCACTGATTAAACCGGAAACTGCTTTTTCTTATTGGAATACGGAAATTAACGGTTTAACTGCCGATGATGTACTTGACTCGCCGAAATTTCCGGAAGTTTGGGCCGATATCAAGAATCTATATAATGACTATCCTATTGTCGTCGGCCATAATATTCGTTTTGATAACAATGTTTTAAAACAAACGTTGAATTATTATGGATTAAAAGTTCCACGCTATTTGAGCCTTGATACGGTTTCGCTTTCACGCAAATTTCATCCCGACATGGTTAACCATAAGCTTGATACGGTGGTTTCTGATTTGGGTCTGTTTTTGGAACATCATCATAACGCGGCAGACGACGCTCAAGCGTCGGCACAGATTCTTATTTATGAAATTGAACATTTTGGCGAAGAACGAGTTAAAGATTTTGTTAAATTAGTTTAA
- a CDS encoding sugar phosphate isomerase yields MQNNQIVANTLLLQHQHDDGKTQIELVKQLTELGVWNIEVRREYFLNNLKEMQALNCVKLGKRLTLFYSVPDVIFKSGYINPKLLQYFAEAALFGASYVKLNIGAFDSYQGNLKQELGTIIPKNIQLNVENDQTELSGSAEKIAFFLDAAKKADLNIGFVNDLGNWIFTKQDAVFSSKKLFPYTRYIHLKNYIIENQQVKTVPINDGSLDWKKLLDNFNGTLPIALEYPVNSIEDLKSDIKSLEGYLEKRRIK; encoded by the coding sequence GTGCAAAATAATCAAATAGTTGCCAATACCTTGCTGTTACAGCATCAGCACGATGATGGAAAGACACAAATTGAACTCGTTAAACAGCTTACAGAATTAGGAGTTTGGAACATTGAAGTTCGTAGAGAGTATTTTTTAAACAATTTAAAGGAAATGCAAGCGCTTAACTGTGTAAAATTGGGCAAACGTTTGACCTTATTTTATTCGGTTCCCGACGTGATCTTCAAAAGCGGATATATCAATCCGAAGCTGCTCCAATATTTTGCTGAGGCGGCTCTGTTCGGGGCTAGTTACGTGAAATTGAATATCGGTGCTTTCGATAGTTATCAGGGAAACCTGAAACAAGAACTTGGAACGATTATTCCAAAAAATATTCAGCTTAATGTTGAAAATGATCAAACAGAACTGAGCGGATCAGCAGAGAAAATCGCCTTTTTCCTTGATGCTGCCAAAAAAGCCGATTTAAATATTGGTTTTGTCAATGACTTGGGTAATTGGATTTTTACAAAACAAGATGCTGTTTTTTCAAGCAAAAAGCTGTTCCCCTATACTCGCTATATTCACTTAAAAAATTACATTATTGAAAATCAACAAGTTAAGACGGTCCCAATTAACGATGGCAGTTTGGACTGGAAAAAGTTACTTGATAATTTTAATGGAACATTGCCAATCGCTTTAGAATATCCGGTCAATTCTATTGAAGATTTAAAAAGTGATATCAAAAGCCTTGAAGGGTATCTGGAAAAGCGGCGAATAAAATGA
- a CDS encoding gluconate:proton symporter, with translation MTNLIIGILLLLTFFAFIYFVMRGGNIMIGFFFMALLWTVIGGISYKVAINDIFSQPALDYGSTIVVIIFGSWFGRVLVDTKIAGSISEQTIRVSHKHPIIAAILVCIVTAFIFTSSYGVGAVIAVGVILLPILESLGLPKNVSVTAFVLSVGAPMYVNIVIIKQIQLFFPKVLYGSKYLSYGFAAMIVQMLVVILFILVHAKMIHANEEVVEEKNKNSSNPSEKKSAPVYSYFIPIMPVFMNLAFGWQPIPALLLSIILALLLTGNMTSYRHCLELINSTINKSVSDISGLLVMLFILTMFSAAAVKNTARFSAILHNIIPHSPLTIAIAFAILAPLALFRGPLMVWGAGSATAAVIAGTGFFNQYFGFALIIVPAVSMAVSACVTQSWNLWALEYTKLDPKKFLMTGVPWAWGTCALNLLLAVVMFN, from the coding sequence ATGACAAATTTAATCATTGGAATTCTTTTACTGCTAACTTTTTTTGCCTTCATTTATTTCGTGATGCGGGGCGGTAATATTATGATCGGTTTTTTCTTTATGGCACTCCTTTGGACTGTTATTGGTGGTATTTCTTACAAAGTTGCGATTAATGATATTTTTTCACAGCCGGCACTCGATTATGGTTCAACAATTGTTGTAATAATTTTCGGTTCCTGGTTCGGCCGCGTGCTCGTTGACACGAAAATCGCTGGATCGATTAGCGAACAAACAATCCGCGTTAGCCATAAGCATCCGATCATCGCAGCGATTCTTGTTTGCATCGTAACTGCTTTTATCTTTACGAGTTCTTACGGCGTAGGCGCTGTAATAGCTGTTGGTGTTATCCTGTTGCCTATTTTGGAATCGCTGGGCTTGCCTAAAAACGTTTCTGTCACAGCCTTTGTTTTATCAGTCGGAGCGCCAATGTATGTCAATATCGTGATTATCAAACAAATTCAATTATTTTTTCCAAAAGTCCTGTATGGAAGTAAATATTTGAGTTATGGCTTTGCAGCGATGATTGTTCAAATGCTGGTTGTAATTCTTTTTATTCTTGTTCACGCAAAAATGATTCACGCCAACGAAGAAGTTGTTGAAGAAAAAAATAAAAACAGCTCCAACCCTTCTGAGAAAAAATCAGCACCGGTTTACAGTTATTTTATTCCAATTATGCCCGTATTTATGAATTTGGCCTTCGGCTGGCAGCCGATTCCAGCCCTGCTTCTTTCAATAATTTTGGCACTTTTGCTAACAGGAAACATGACTTCGTATCGACACTGCCTAGAATTAATTAATAGCACGATTAATAAATCTGTATCGGATATTTCCGGCTTATTGGTAATGCTATTTATTTTGACAATGTTCAGTGCTGCAGCCGTTAAAAATACGGCTCGTTTCAGCGCAATCCTGCACAACATAATCCCCCATAGTCCTTTAACGATTGCAATTGCTTTTGCTATATTGGCTCCATTGGCTTTATTCCGAGGGCCATTAATGGTTTGGGGAGCAGGTTCGGCAACAGCAGCCGTAATCGCCGGAACTGGATTTTTCAATCAATATTTCGGGTTTGCATTAATAATTGTTCCAGCTGTTTCAATGGCAGTTTCGGCCTGTGTCACACAGTCTTGGAATCTGTGGGCTTTAGAATACACGAAGCTAGATCCAAAAAAGTTCTTGATGACAGGCGTACCCTGGGCTTGGGGAACATGTGCTTTAAATTTATTGCTTGCGGTTGTAATGTTTAACTAA
- a CDS encoding amino acid ABC transporter ATP-binding protein, whose product MLKIKNLTKSYDDKIVFKKLNLEIGDGEVLSIVGPSGIGKTTLLKIIAGLCAADSGKMIIDRQEINLSEKNQNALIGVIFQDFNLFPQYTVLGNITLAPRIVKNVEADQATLKARKILNELGIEDKADLYPYQLSGGQKQRVAIARALAMEPKILAYDEPTSALDEFSTDQVVEVIKELKKRGVTQMVITHDMPFAEKISDRIFDFKKELVTK is encoded by the coding sequence GTGCTTAAAATCAAAAATCTAACAAAAAGTTACGACGATAAAATCGTTTTTAAAAAATTGAATTTAGAGATTGGTGATGGGGAAGTTTTGAGTATTGTCGGTCCTTCCGGAATTGGAAAAACAACTTTATTAAAAATTATCGCTGGTCTCTGTGCAGCCGATTCTGGAAAAATGATTATCGATCGGCAGGAAATCAATCTTAGCGAAAAAAATCAAAATGCTTTAATTGGGGTTATTTTTCAGGATTTCAATCTTTTCCCACAATATACCGTGTTAGGCAATATCACTTTGGCTCCACGAATTGTTAAAAATGTTGAGGCTGATCAAGCAACTTTAAAAGCCAGAAAAATTTTGAATGAACTCGGAATTGAAGATAAGGCTGATTTGTATCCTTATCAATTATCAGGCGGTCAGAAGCAGCGGGTGGCAATTGCCAGAGCTTTGGCAATGGAGCCAAAGATTCTTGCTTACGATGAACCAACCTCTGCTTTGGATGAATTCTCGACAGATCAGGTTGTCGAAGTTATCAAAGAATTAAAAAAAAGAGGGGTTACGCAAATGGTTATTACTCATGATATGCCATTTGCCGAGAAAATTTCTGATCGAATATTTGATTTTAAAAAGGAGCTAGTAACAAAATGA
- a CDS encoding LacI family DNA-binding transcriptional regulator yields the protein MKNNRRATINDVAEVARVSITTVSRYVNGKYGKMSAKTRQKIQQAIKDVDYHVNRQAQMLKRQNSHLVGVVVADVENFFSSLLFKGADEVFSDIGFQIILMNSNNSQLKEQKQIERLLELQVDGIILQPMGQQAVDYEFLKKQNLPTVIVDRRIEPAIWPEIVTDNYECSKKLGELMLQMQYPQILILSEKINENTARQDRYTALDDLQKNHSFSLGLIEVKITSSDDDIFASLKNRTNNFKIKTAIYALKGPLLLRLMRILTQRHITVPDQVGLSAFDDWEWAKLTHPLITTIQQNPKLIGSTAANKLLEEIQESRIQADIITVKSQLMVGHSL from the coding sequence ATGAAAAACAATAGAAGAGCAACAATTAATGATGTTGCTGAAGTTGCCAGAGTTTCAATTACAACTGTCTCCCGATATGTAAACGGAAAATACGGCAAAATGTCGGCGAAAACACGACAAAAAATTCAGCAAGCCATTAAAGACGTCGACTATCATGTTAATCGCCAGGCTCAAATGTTGAAGAGACAAAACAGCCATTTAGTCGGTGTTGTCGTAGCAGACGTTGAGAACTTTTTTTCTTCTTTGCTTTTCAAGGGAGCCGACGAAGTTTTCTCAGATATCGGTTTTCAAATTATTCTAATGAATTCCAATAACTCGCAACTCAAGGAACAAAAACAAATTGAGCGTCTCCTAGAGCTTCAAGTCGATGGCATAATTCTTCAACCAATGGGGCAACAGGCCGTCGACTACGAATTTTTAAAAAAACAGAATTTGCCCACCGTAATCGTTGATCGGCGCATCGAACCGGCAATCTGGCCGGAAATCGTTACAGACAATTACGAATGTTCCAAAAAACTTGGTGAACTAATGCTCCAAATGCAGTATCCTCAAATTTTGATTCTCAGTGAAAAAATCAATGAAAACACAGCACGCCAGGATCGGTATACTGCACTTGACGATCTGCAAAAAAACCATTCTTTCAGTTTGGGCCTAATCGAAGTAAAAATAACAAGCTCCGATGATGATATTTTTGCCTCATTAAAAAACAGAACAAACAATTTCAAAATAAAAACTGCTATTTATGCACTAAAGGGCCCTCTGCTATTAAGGTTGATGAGAATTCTGACACAGAGGCACATAACTGTTCCGGATCAAGTTGGGCTCTCGGCTTTTGATGATTGGGAATGGGCAAAATTAACACATCCATTGATCACAACTATCCAGCAAAATCCAAAATTAATCGGATCGACAGCTGCAAATAAATTACTAGAAGAAATCCAAGAATCAAGAATACAAGCAGACATAATTACTGTCAAAAGCCAATTAATGGTTGGACATTCATTGTGA
- a CDS encoding N-acetylmuramoyl-L-alanine amidase — MALKITTEYMSKNDCFLKGDPMQPTGIMIHSTASPGIMAADWFSIWNKSFASGQIDREVAVHAFVDNKGAFQYLPWTMRGWHAGGAANNYCIGIETCEPAGIEYAVGSFNLIGYDPKRFAVYFNKVWQNDIQLSVQLCRQFQIDPAKIISHHEGFLLGLATNHKDPEHWWKYYGKTMDDFRQQVKTILDAGD, encoded by the coding sequence ATGGCATTAAAAATTACAACAGAATACATGAGCAAAAATGATTGTTTTTTAAAGGGCGATCCCATGCAGCCAACCGGAATTATGATTCATTCCACTGCTTCACCGGGAATTATGGCTGCTGATTGGTTTTCGATCTGGAATAAATCGTTTGCTTCCGGACAAATAGACCGAGAAGTGGCTGTTCATGCTTTTGTTGATAATAAAGGTGCTTTTCAGTATCTTCCTTGGACAATGCGTGGCTGGCATGCTGGCGGAGCAGCAAATAATTATTGTATTGGTATCGAGACTTGCGAACCAGCCGGAATCGAGTATGCTGTAGGTAGCTTTAACTTGATTGGTTACGATCCAAAACGGTTTGCTGTCTATTTTAATAAAGTATGGCAGAATGATATACAGCTTTCGGTTCAATTGTGTCGTCAGTTTCAAATTGATCCGGCAAAGATTATTAGTCATCATGAAGGCTTTTTGCTTGGTCTTGCGACTAATCACAAAGATCCGGAGCATTGGTGGAAATATTACGGAAAAACAATGGACGACTTTCGTCAACAAGTTAAAACTATATTAGATGCAGGTGATTGA